A window from Dioscorea cayenensis subsp. rotundata cultivar TDr96_F1 chromosome 10, TDr96_F1_v2_PseudoChromosome.rev07_lg8_w22 25.fasta, whole genome shotgun sequence encodes these proteins:
- the LOC120270856 gene encoding uncharacterized protein LOC120270856 has protein sequence MVLHLSKPSARPRDIVSRNFSVNRSTVERPLPLRPWEQNHGNNHRGYGAVNNGFGVNHGRIFNNFFNNQNNRLMGTTVPNGNWPLPPGSQKPFIEMLSDLSNFFGRTSGAIDQSSRSLNTLLEAIHDLCRVAAFLRAELANSCSWIQLFIKKYWINRLIKCKELSGLSSDRVMKYIEGPKDTNGSWNVVWSEQQKQPAEKDRQAQ, from the exons ATGGTCCTGCACCTTTCAAAGCCATCAGCAAGGCCTCGAGATATTGTTTCTAGGAACTTTTCTGTAAATAGAAGCACTGTTGAGAGACCTTTACCTCTTAGACCATGGGAACAAAATCATGGGAACAATCATCGAG GTTATGGTGCTGTAAATAATGGATTTGGAGTGAATCATGGTAGAATTTTCAACAACTTTTttaacaatcaaaataatagGTTGATGGGCACGACGGTTCCAAATGGTAATTGGCCATTACCACCAGGCAGCCAGAAACCTTTTATTGAGATG TTGTCTGATTTGTCAAACTTCTTTGGTCGGACATCAGGTGCTATTGATCAGAGCAGCAGATCACTAAACACTCTATTGGAAGCAATCCACGAC TTATGCCGAGTTGCTGCATTTCTACGTGCTGAACTTGCAAACTCTTGCTCTTGGATACAGCTCTTTATAAAAAAGTATTGGATTAACCGTCTAATTAAGTGCAAAGAGCTTTCTGGTCTCTCTAGTGACAGAGTGATGAAATACATCGAAGGCCCGAAAGACACTAATGGTTCATGGAATGTCGTCTGGAGTGAGCAACAAAAACAACCTGCTGAAAAAGATCGACAAGCTCAATGA
- the LOC120270952 gene encoding 60S ribosomal protein L3-like, producing the protein MSHRKFEHPRHGSLGFLPRKRASRHRGKVKAFPKDDPSKAPRLTAFMGYKAGMTHIVREVDKPGSKLHKKETCEAVTVIEVPPMIVVGVVGYVKTPRGLRSLNTVWAQHLSEEVKRRFYKNWCKSKKAAFSKYSKKYENEDGKKDIQAQLEKMKKYASVVRVLAHTQIKKMKGLKQKKAHLMEIQVNGGDIAQKVDYAYSFFEKQIPVDAVFQKDEMIDVIGVTKGKGYEGVVTRWGVTRLPRKTHRGLRKVACIGAWHPARVSFTVARAGQNGYHHRTEMNKKIYKIGKAGEESHSAVTDFDRTEKEVTPMGGFPHYGVVKDDYIMIKGCCMGPKKRVITLRQSLLKQTSRVAMEEIKLKFVDTSSKFGHGRFQTTQEKAKFYGRLKA; encoded by the exons ATGTCTCATCGTAAGTTTGAGCATCCACGACATGGCTCTCTTGGGTTTCTTCCCAGGAAAAGAGCCTCTCGCCATAGAGGAAAAG TGAAAGCCTTCCCAAAGGATGACCCAAGCAAGGCTCCAAGGCTTACTGCCTTCATGGGATACAAGGCTGGAATGACTCATATTGTTAGGGAAGTTGACAAACCTGGTTCAA AACTTCATAAGAAGGAAACTTGTGAAGCAGTAACAGTTATTGAAGTTCCTCCAATGattgttgttggtgttgttggCTATGTGAAAACACCTCGAGGTCTGCGATCGTTGAACACAGTCTGGGCTCAGCATCTGAGTGAGGAAGTTAAGAGAAGGTTTTATAAGAACTGGTGCAAGTCCAAGAAGGCAGCATTTTCCAAATACTCAAAGAAGTACGAAAATGAGGATGGCAAAAAGGATATTCAGGCACAGcttgagaagatgaagaaatatgCCTCCGTTGTCCGTGTTTTGGCACACACTCAG atTAAAAAGATGAAAGGCTTAAAACAGAAGAAAGCACACCTGATGGAGATCCAAGTGAATGGAGGAGATATAGCCCAGAAGGTTGATTATGCTTACAGTTTTTTTGAGAAGCAAATACCTGTAGATGCTGTCTTTCAGAAAGACGAGATGATTGACGTAATAGGGGTGACCAAGGGTAAGGGTTATGAAGGTGTTGTTACCCGTTGGGGTGTGACACGTCTTCCTCGGAAGACCCATCGAGGCCTCCGTAAGGTGGCCTGCATTGGTGCATGGCATCCGGCTAGGGTTTCATTCACAGTGGCCAGGGCAGGGCAGAATGGTTACCACCACCGCACAGAGATGAACAAGAAGATTTATAAGATTGGAAAGGCAGGAGAGGAATCTCATTCTGCCGTCACTGACTTCGACCG AACTGAGAAGGAAGTAACACCTATGGGAGGCTTTCCACATTACGGTGTCGTGAAAGATGACTATATAATGATCAAAGGATGCTGCATGGGACCGAAAAAGCGGGTCATCACTCTGAGGCAATCACTGCTTAAGCAAACTTCCAGGGTTGCAATGGAGGAGATCAAGCTCAAGTTCGTCGATACCTCATCGAAATTCGGCCATGGGCGGTTCCAGACCACTCAGGAGAAGGCCAAGTTCTATGGAAGGCTCAAGGCATAA